A part of Euryarchaeota archaeon genomic DNA contains:
- a CDS encoding LemA family protein: MAGELELVIGLVLLLMVVLFVGLFFSIYNSLVRLRNNIDKAWSNIDVLLKQRHDELTKLLATVKGYRDYEKEVLVKVTEARTAFMNAKSVPEKAAADNIMTSTLKTLFAVAENYPQLKADTSFVNFQHRVSEVEDQIADRREFYNDSVNTYNIRIQSVPDMFVASMLHYTKQDLFKVAETDRADVTVQF, encoded by the coding sequence ATGGCGGGCGAATTGGAACTGGTCATCGGCCTCGTACTGCTCTTGATGGTGGTCCTCTTCGTAGGGCTCTTCTTCTCGATCTACAATAGCCTAGTTCGGCTGCGGAACAACATCGACAAGGCGTGGTCGAACATCGACGTCCTCCTCAAACAGCGCCACGACGAGTTGACGAAGCTCTTGGCGACCGTCAAGGGATACCGGGACTACGAGAAAGAGGTGCTGGTCAAGGTGACCGAGGCGCGCACCGCGTTCATGAATGCGAAGAGTGTGCCGGAAAAAGCGGCCGCGGACAACATCATGACGTCGACTTTGAAGACCCTCTTTGCCGTGGCCGAGAACTATCCGCAGTTGAAGGCCGACACATCGTTCGTCAATTTCCAGCACCGGGTAAGCGAGGTGGAGGACCAGATCGCCGACAGACGCGAGTTCTACAACGACTCCGTGAACACGTACAATATCCGCATCCAATCCGTCCCCGACATGTTCGTCGCGAGCATGCTGCATTACACGAAGCAGGACCTCTTCAAAGTGGCCGAGACCGACAGGGCGGACGTCACCGTGCAGTTTTGA